In Silene latifolia isolate original U9 population chromosome X, ASM4854445v1, whole genome shotgun sequence, the following proteins share a genomic window:
- the LOC141617702 gene encoding uncharacterized protein LOC141617702: MKGVMRFGMKGKLSQNYIGPYDILDRVGEVAYRLALPPVLDLVHNASHVSQLPKYVTDPSYVLELEHIELDDALTYVEPPKEILDRKVRKTRNGETVLLKVLWSNHNFEEVTWEAEEAMRECYPHLFYQLWLVTGS, from the coding sequence ATGAAGGGTGTCATGCGATTTGGcatgaaagggaagttgagtcagaacTACATTGGACCGTATGATATTCTAGATCGTGTAGGCGAGGTGGCTTATCGATTGGCCTTGCCACCGGTGCTTGATCTGGTGCATAATGCATCTCATGTGTCTCAACTTCCGAAGTACGTGACTGACCCTTCTTACGTGCTTGAGCTTGAACATATTGAGTTGGATGACGCACTTACTTATGTCGAACCACCGAAAGAGATCTTGGATCGAAaggtgcgcaagacaaggaacgGCGAAACAGTGTTACTTAAGGTGTTGTGGTCTAATCATAATTTTGAAGAGGTTACATGGGAagcagaggaggctatgagagagtgTTATCCTCACCTCTTTTATCAGTTATGGCTGGTTACGGGGTCGTAA